From a region of the Zingiber officinale cultivar Zhangliang chromosome 4B, Zo_v1.1, whole genome shotgun sequence genome:
- the LOC121976084 gene encoding pentatricopeptide repeat-containing protein DOT4, chloroplastic-like codes for MFKRQARVGIGKATSASAVNYLQQLPRHFLLPRSHPSSNELNCSPEPTTRQWNYALKVHIDAGDFRAALSLFSAMRHRGGANLDHYTLPLLNRTAANQIELGEAFQSLAIRIGLASDVYFCNTMVEAYARNDRVPSARRLFEEMPLRDVVTWTSLLSGYVSAGDSPEAFHLFCQMRGDGLEVNQVTMAVLLRGCCGSEHKVAGCQLQAFATKAGLQSHDLVQNSILSMFSRLACFEEVMKLFVSIRNRSIASWNILLSSYSFMGDVSGVVECYRKMRLEVTPSNETLTLLISAFAKCEHLPGGREVHCNAIKTGQIDSVLGATLVDFYTKCGELKSAVMLHDECQLKSSTIWSIMMWGLIQNGEFLEAVNVFERMQKSVIKPCKDVLRALVVAYTNLGALLLGRGLHGYMTRNCCEATLGDTLLQTSLVNIYAKCGNILSARKCFGKIVIKDTIAWTSMLEGYAIHGLGLEALELFYQMQKEGIRPNSITFLILLSACSHSGLVREGCALFNCMENKFGIEPNVSHYTCLVDLLGRSGKLHEALDVINNMSVEPDARIWGALLASCRTQSDVVLGNFAAKKVFELEPDNVGYQVVLSNIFASDGMWEETESSRNPKGENNFRKKPGWSSIQVKCGLTMFVSWDKSHSQLNKIYEIIEVLRRHSEEL; via the coding sequence ATGTTCAAGCGGCAAGCTCGTGTTGGAATTGGAAAGGCAACGTCTGCTTCCGCTGTCAACTACCTGCAACAACTTCCTCGCCATTTCCTTCTCCCGCGTAGCCACCCTTCGTCCAATGAACTTAACTGCTCGCCGGAGCCAACTACGCGCCAGTGGAACTACGCTCTCAAAGTCCATATCGATGCCGGCGACTTCCGCGCcgctctctccctcttctccgccATGCGCCATCGAGGCGGCGCTAACCTCGACCATTACACGCTTCCCCTCCTCAACCGGACCGCGGCGAATCAGATTGAGCTCGGAGAAGCCTTCCAGTCCCTCGCTATCAGGATTGGCCTCGCAAGTGATGTCTATTTCTGCAACACCATGGTGGAGGCGTACGCTAGGAATGACCGAGTCCCCTCGGCCCGACGGCTGTTCGAAGAAATGCCTCTTAGGGATGTGGTAACTTGGACGTCCTTGTTATCCGGTTATGTTAGCGCGGGAGACTCTCCCGAGGCATTCCACTTGTTCTGCCAAATGCGAGGGGATGGTCTTGAGGTGAATCAAGTCACAATGGCGGTCTTGCTTCGAGGATGCTGTGGTTCCGAACACAAGGTCGCAGGGTGCCAACTACAAGCGTTTGCGACCAAGGCAGGCCTCCAAAGCCATGacttggttcaaaattcaattttgagCATGTTCAGTAGATTGGCTTGCTTCGAAGAGGTCATGAAGCTCTTTGTCAGCATCCGAAACAGGAGCATTGCCTCTTGGAATATCCTCCTATCATCCTACTCTTTCATGGGGGATGTTTCCGGTGTAGTCGAGTGCTATAGGAAGATGAGACTAGAGGTGACTCCTAGCAATGAGACTCTGACTTTGCTCATCTCTGCATTCGCCAAGTGCGAGCATCTCCCTGGTGGAAGAGAGGTGCATTGCAATGCCATAAAAACTGGACAGATTGACTCAGTTCTGGGTGCCACTCTCGTCGATTTCTATACTAAATGTGGTGAACTGAAATCAGCAGTCATGTTGCATGATGAATGCCAATTGAAGAGCAGCACCATATGGAGCATCATGATGTGGGGCCTTATTCAGAATGGTGAGTTCTTGGAAGCTGTCAACGTGTTTGAAAGAATGCAAAAGTCTGTAATTAAGCCTTGTAAGGATGTTCTAAGGGCCTTAGTTGTCGCATATACTAACTTGGGAGCTTTGCTGTTGGGTAGAGGACTTCATGGGTACATGACAAGGAATTGTTGCGAAGCTACCTTAGGTGATACACTTCTTCAGACCTCTTTGGTTAACATTTATGCAAAGTGTGGAAACATTCTCTCAGCACGCAAGTGTTTCGGTAAAATAGTCATAAAAGATACCATAGCATGGACTTCAATGCTGGAAGGATATGCTATTCATGGACTTGGCTTAGAGGCTTTGGAGTTATTCTACCAGATGCAAAAGGAAGGTATCAGGCCAAACAGCATCACCTTTCTAATTTTATTGTCTGCCTGCAGCCATTCGGGGCTTGTAAGAGAAGGTTGTGCGCTGTTCAATTGCATGGAGAACAAATTCGGAATTGAGCCCAACGTAAGCCATTATACCTGCTTGGTCGACTTGCTTGGCCGATCTGGGAAGCTTCACGAAGCGCTTGACGTGATAAACAATATGAGTGTTGAGCCTGATGCTAGAATTTGGGGTGCACTTCTTGCATCTTGCAGGACACAGTCAGATGTTGTTCTTGGGAACTTTGCAGCTAAGAAAGTATTTGAACTAGAACCGGATAATGTGGGCTATCAGGTTGTGTTGAGCAATATCTTTGCAAGTGATGGGATGTGGGAAGAAACTGAATCATCAAGGAATCCGAAGGGTGAAAACAATTTCAGAAAGAAACCAGGCTGGAGCAGCATTCAAGTAAAATGTGGCTTGACTATGTTTGTTTCATGGGACAAATCACATTCTCAGTTAAACAAAATCTATGAGATCATTGAAGTTTTGAGGAGACACAGTGAAGAACTATGA